The DNA region TTGCATCGCCCTGTGCGAGTCGGATGCAATGTACACATGCCTACCCCCGACATCTAGAAAGGCTCTGATGTATTCTAGAAACCTCTTAGTCGACACTGGCGCGCGATGATGGCCATGCTTGTCAGCTTTTCTTAGATGGACTGCGAGACACGGCTTGCCGGATTCCACAGGATTCACTTCTGTGGCCTTTCGAACAATATGCGGCTGGAATCGATAGTATCGTTTCACCAACTCGGCACCCTTTTCTCGCATAGACTTGTACCAGTCTTTCATCGACTTTCCGTCAGGATTCCAAAGCCCATCGCTGACACTGTTGTACTGCCACGCCCGAACGGACTGTGGACTGAAGGATATCAACCCAGGATCAACCATCCTTTCGTTCATTGTGAGGATGGGTTTCACCCTGCAAGACACGTCGCCTGGCACGAAGTCTGAGACGGGCAAGAAATAGCTTTCCCAAACACCCATACCCGGAAAGCTCATGCGTAGCAGCTTGAGCGTCTGATTTTCGGGTAGGTCCGGAGCACCCGGATAGTACTGTTTCATTTGGTACAGCTCCGGAGGATTGCCTCCGTCCCCAGCTCTAGTGGGTACCATCTCCGGTCCTTCGATCACTGCTATCTCTATTCCACGCATCATTTCGAAGGGGGCGAACGGTGGTGTTTTGTTATGTACAGATTCGTCATAGACTAACGTGGACGCATTCGGGTCCAAGTGAACCCATGGTTTGAGATTGTGTTGCTCTGCATAGATCAGCTGGTTCAAGACCGAGGTGAAGAATGCCCCACCAGCACTCTGATCATTCCCGACGGCGGAAATATGGAGGATCCCATCGTACCCGTCACATGCTGTGTGTACGACACGATGGGGTTCGGTTGATTCTCCTTCTGTATTCCACCACTCCTCCGTACGCATTGGCCTAGGCAAATGACTCTGCTCTTCGCCACGGAGAACCATTTGTACCATCGTTCCAAAGGTTGGCGGTTGAATTCGCTCCGTATCTTCCAAGTTGACGGACTGTACGTGCAAATTCAGGTTGATCCAGATCGCCGATTCGGATACGGCACTGAAACCGTGCACCAGAAATTGGCACTGGCTCAGCGCGTATATTTCAACGATAATTTCTTGATTGGTCCGATGATGTGAGGCGATATCAAAAACGGCCTTTTCGTCGCTGGAACGCACGACGGTGTTGCCCATATTTCGTATCCGAGTCCGGACACTGGCGGGCCAGGATTGTTCGATTTCCTGCAGCACGTGGGTACTGTCGGTGGCCACGTAGACGTGTTGTCCACCGGCGTGGACAAAGGCTTGGGCGTAGGGCAGGAATTCCGCCGTCGCCACGACGCGCCGTCCCGCGGCCTTGTCGGAATGGCGAATGTGCAGGCCCAAACAGGCATTCCGTACGGAGCAGTCCGGATTGGCTTGGTGAGCAGCGTGCAGTAGGTACGACCGTGGTTTCAGGAATCGTTGTACCGCATCGTGGCCCATGGCCCGCTGCGGCTCCAACCATTCGGTAATCGGAATGTGCGGCTTGGTAATGTAATCCGGGAGATACTGATAGCGCCAACAACGCGGTGCCCAGGACGTGAATCCGTGTAGGCCGGGAGTGATCAAGTAAAGATCCATGGTGACGTAGAGTTTGTCTACGCAGGAACGATCGCCCGGTACGAATTCCGAGAGGGGTTCAAAGTAGTGTTCCCACACACCCGTTCCTTCGAACGACAGTGTTTGGGATTGTACCGGGACGTCGGCGTCGGGGGGACCGGGGTAGGTATCTCGTCGGTGCCGAATGGGTCGGTACTGGTACGTGGCGTTGCGTCCCACCTGGGCCGTAAGGGAGACTCCCGGTGCCGTCGGGTCACCGTGCACGAGCGGGTCGTAAACAATGTGACTGACGTTATTGAGAAAGACCCAGGGTTGCAGATTGTGCCGATGCGCGTACAGAGCCTGTCCGAGAACGAATTGAAAGAAAATGGTACCTCCGGCACCACCAATGTCGCCCATGGCAATGTGGTAGACGCCGTCGTAGCCGTCGCACGCAGTGTGTGTGGGAACGCGATCGGGAAGGACGTTGGGGTCGTCCGTGGACTCGAGAGTGCTATTGGTTCCGACAGGATTCGTTTCCGACAATACTATCGGTAGAGCTTGCTGTCGTGCAATGGCGTTGTCCAACCCCACGGTGGTAGCAGCAGTCTTAGTACTGCTACTACTAGCAGCAGTAGTACTAGTAGTGGAGGGGAGCGAGTGCGTATCGAGAGGAACGAACCACTCTCGTGTGGGTTGTACCGGTGGCGTCAAGACGGCAAAGTCCGGCGGGAACGGGGGTTGTCGTCCAACCACCTGATGCCCCGTGTACAGATTCCATCCGACCAGTATCGTGGCCAAACCGGCGAGTACGTACGGCAACCAGTGCCAAATCCGCATCGGCCATCGTGAACTCCGGATCCGAGGCCCGTGCGGCGATCCCGGGGTCGTACCAGTCCATGATGCGTGCCGCCGACTGGGACTCCGACGCATTGATGCGTACACGGTGAGTCAAACTGTTGAAGTGACTAGACTGATGACGTAGTAAAGAATGAGAGCGGCACGTGAATACACAAGAGTGTCCCACCGGAACCCCTATCTCATGGTGTACCAAGCCCACACAGGTGGCATCGCGAGACGGAAATGTCTCTTCGGCCGACGTTTCGGCTGGCCTTGGATTCGAACAGGAATTCTCTCTAATTACAATAAGTACCGAACACTGTCTTTGAAATCAGATTTATTATAGAATGACTAATCTCACCTCGGTAGGAACGACCACACCACGATGACAGCACCGCTTCCCGTCTGCTCAGCGAAGTTAAGCATCGTCGGGCTCGGTTAGTACTACGGTGGGGGACCACGTTGGAATCCCGAGTGTTGTTCCTTTTGGCTCTCTGTTTTGGATTCGTGAATAGTCTGCGCGACTCACACAGCAGCGACAACAGCGGAGCTCGCGAATCCGAATTCATTGGTACATTCctgattgttgttgttgttgtggtccCCTCTCTTCCTCCTGTTTCCCGACAGGTCATCATCCATAGGGTGTCTACTCTACTAGATACCGCATCTCCCAACGCACTTTGGATAGTTCCGTTGGCGAAAATTCCCTAATCTCCACGATTCCCCATGGTGAACGATCCGCGGGTGACGCGGCAGCTTTCTCGTTTAGGTGGACTCTACCGCGATCCGGCACGGGTGGATCGGGACGCCACGGCGGTGTTGCGATCGAGCGTCGGGGAGCACTTGACTCCCATTGCGTCGGAACTGTACGAAGACAAGGGTTCCCATTCCACCGTGTTGGTTTTGCAGGGCACGATCGCCATGGACTTTCGTGGCACGACGTACCAACTGCTGATGGACGTCTACCTACCCGGAGGCTACCCCCAACGTCCACCCGTATGTTACGTGCGTTTGGCCGATCACATGTATCTGAAAGAAAATCATCGGCACGTGGCGTCGGATGGGAAAGTCTATTTGCCCTATTTGCACGAATGGACACCGCAACAACACAATTTGGTGGAATTGGTCATTCAAATGAGTTCGGTTTTTTCTGCGGACCCGCCAGTCTTTTCCCGCGCACCCGCCGCCGTtacgccgccaccgccaccagccTACGCCGCTGCGACCATCCACAACGATACACGGAGTAGTAGGagtacaacaacaacaacaacaacgaatAGCAATCACACTAGGAGCAGTAGTTTTCAACGCGAACAACGTCAACGGGAAATGGAGGCCGAGCGTAGGCTGGCGCAGGATGCTGCCGAAGCCAATGCGGCAGTCGCCGCCGCCCGACGGGCCGCACAAGCAGAACAAGAACGCGAAGTCCAACGGTTGGCGCAACAAGCTTGGGAAGATACCAAAACCGACCAATTGCGCCAAAAATTGACTTTCAAGACCCAACGCCATTTTGTGGAACTCTCCAAACAAACACAACAGCAAGTACAAGCGGATGAGCGTCATAAACAGTCGTTGGTCCATGCAGAAAGCAAGATTGACGCGCAAATCAAAGCCCTGGAAAAACAGAAGGAGACCTTGGAAGGGCATTTGTCCACGACACGTGAGAAAACCATTGCTATACAAGCTTCGGTACGGGCGCACGAAGAAAGGCTGACCGAGTCCTTGGAGGCCGAGGCTGTACCGGCTGACGAGCTGGTGAAGCCGGCCAGTGCGCTGCACGCACAAATGGTGGCTCTGGCAGCCGAAAACGCGGCGTTGACGGATGTACTCTATTTTCTCGACCGTGGTCTGTACGCGGGCAAGCTTGACGCCGTGGCCCATCTCAAACAGGTACGGAAACTCGCCAAAAAGCAGTTTCTGGTCCGGGCGCAT from Phaeodactylum tricornutum CCAP 1055/1 chromosome 23, whole genome shotgun sequence includes:
- a CDS encoding predicted protein translates to MDWYDPGIAARASDPEFTMADADLALVAVVGRQPPFPPDFAVLTPPVQPTREWFVPLDTHSLPSTTSTTAASSSSTKTAATTVGLDNAIARQQALPIVLSETNPVGTNSTLESTDDPNVLPDRVPTHTACDGYDGVYHIAMGDIGGAGGTIFFQFVLGQALYAHRHNLQPWVFLNNVSHIVYDPLVHGDPTAPGVSLTAQVGRNATYQYRPIRHRRDTYPGPPDADVPVQSQTLSFEGTGVWEHYFEPLSEFVPGDRSCVDKLYVTMDLYLITPGLHGFTSWAPRCWRYQYLPDYITKPHIPITEWLEPQRAMGHDAVQRFLKPRSYLLHAAHQANPDCSVRNACLGLHIRHSDKAAGRRVVATAEFLPYAQAFVHAGGQHVYVATDSTHVLQEIEQSWPASVRTRIRNMGNTVVRSSDEKAVFDIASHHRTNQEIIVEIYALSQCQFLVHGFSAVSESAIWINLNLHVQSVNLEDTERIQPPTFGTMVQMVLRGEEQSHLPRPMRTEEWWNTEGESTEPHRVVHTACDGYDGILHISAVGNDQSAGGAFFTSVLNQLIYAEQHNLKPWVHLDPNASTLVYDESVHNKTPPFAPFEMMRGIEIAVIEGPEMVPTRAGDGGNPPELYQMKQYYPGAPDLPENQTLKLLRMSFPGMGVWESYFLPVSDFVPGDVSCRVKPILTMNERMVDPGLISFSPQSVRAWQYNSVSDGLWNPDGKSMKDWYKSMREKGAELVKRYYRFQPHIVRKATEVNPVESGKPCLAVHLRKADKHGHHRAPVSTKRFLEYIRAFLDVGGRHVYIASDSHRAMQYVKKKLLLDDNTVIHSQGEYVVRSYKAWPAHFMESHHRVNSEALVDALAMSKCDLLLHGHSTLSEAAIYLNPLLHDRSVNLEDPDRVTPEEFGSMFKHILVETSVQSDVEEQRYAATEGDDVEGQGSVISIDLQGSLIVSTLSKRRCRTNAVIYLAQKTHSSYGRDSYGNLLMSLDLLHDNYLSINDHLDNTDIYIFHTGDFNSTDLQALEKRYGSSYQGALHLVDLSNSTFWARPSHNLNDDPTTWYAYPLFSEGYRRMMHWYAIDVWEFFAKWNKKTGCRYRYLFRLDEDSFIHSAIRYDIFDFVRSNNYVYGYRMCAYEMAVTRRMWTMWRNRHTKFVPQRQIKPELCGFYNNMFVADLEFFLSQDVQAFLQFIDRQGHIYRRRLGDLMIHSMAVYGFAEKNQIHRFLDFTYEHVTVNQTSGCLAWGGIQAGYDDPLAIDTLNTYYQSRLVDNGCAGNATFLYAEDLSPTYAHFSGTTRRKLPLYTITAGRIETPAMGILSG
- a CDS encoding predicted protein, which codes for MVNDPRVTRQLSRLGGLYRDPARVDRDATAVLRSSVGEHLTPIASELYEDKGSHSTVLVLQGTIAMDFRGTTYQLLMDVYLPGGYPQRPPVCYVRLADHMYLKENHRHVASDGKVYLPYLHEWTPQQHNLVELVIQMSSVFSADPPVFSRAPAAVTPPPPPAYAAATIHNDTRSSRSTTTTTTTNSNHTRSSSFQREQRQREMEAERRLAQDAAEANAAVAAARRAAQAEQEREVQRLAQQAWEDTKTDQLRQKLTFKTQRHFVELSKQTQQQVQADERHKQSLVHAESKIDAQIKALEKQKETLEGHLSTTREKTIAIQASVRAHEERLTESLEAEAVPADELVKPASALHAQMVALAAENAALTDVLYFLDRGLYAGKLDAVAHLKQVRKLAKKQFLVRAHLIKINQVLLDSSNNSRR